From a single Chitinophaga sp. Cy-1792 genomic region:
- a CDS encoding NifU family protein yields the protein MIKTGNPIISIYTEMTPNPETMKFVANKLLYPGKSIDFPDEASAKPSPLAVELFSFPFIRGVFIMANFITLTKTSETDWSDVIPTIKAFLKEYLEDNRPVVNEEEVVVTKATASNTVSADDSDVVKRIKELLENYVKPAVEMDGGAIQFKDYHDGTVKLMLQGSCSGCPSSMITLKAGIEGMMKRMIPEVKEVVAEAE from the coding sequence ATGATTAAAACAGGAAATCCCATTATCAGCATATACACGGAAATGACACCTAACCCGGAAACAATGAAGTTTGTAGCCAACAAACTCCTGTATCCAGGTAAAAGCATTGATTTTCCGGATGAAGCCAGCGCAAAACCATCTCCTTTAGCAGTGGAACTCTTCAGTTTCCCTTTCATCAGAGGTGTGTTTATCATGGCTAATTTTATCACGCTTACCAAAACCAGTGAAACAGACTGGAGTGATGTTATCCCTACCATCAAAGCCTTCCTGAAGGAATACCTGGAGGATAACCGTCCTGTTGTGAACGAGGAAGAAGTGGTTGTTACCAAGGCTACGGCCAGCAACACTGTGAGCGCGGATGACAGCGATGTGGTAAAACGTATTAAGGAACTGTTGGAAAACTACGTGAAACCAGCCGTAGAAATGGATGGCGGTGCTATCCAGTTCAAAGATTATCACGACGGTACGGTGAAACTGATGTTACAAGGTTCCTGCTCAGGCTGCCCATCTTCAATGATTACGCTGAAAGCCGGTATCGAAGGCATGATGAAGCGTATGATCCCTGAAGTGAAGGAAGTAGTGGCAGAAGCAGAATAA
- a CDS encoding PNGase F N-terminal domain-containing protein: MKGILAGVMLAAALPTAAQKKKTDSTVAVITYGYVNNGKPSAGEGLKLVIDHGKAHLLPGGKTQKEQQYLDYSDNSTLQVLSLSNGDVYTLKKPFKDHPQPELLPDTATILGLPCKKAKLFVRSNTIEVWYTNAVQLKGTPFLSYGPDLGLVLRIVRNGNSETIARKIEYRKVTPQELSWPANLGQQVDDAAYTRAVIDSRYTTLPIFQNEQISWGNNTPNPAITELDKTFHFAGGTVIVKRVKLPAPKKGQSLFAELVQYSNGDAYDRTGSVFMIPVTGDTTFLDGLTKGAAVLPIFQDRNGKKYQGMVATPHYTPTLEIMRFFTPFGVRQFNDQVKIKGYHWADSVIYKQDVTELQDALQGEALIGVYIGNYDKGGHKVSLSFKYYPADADADTTGKGKWVMPIFNTTNVMEMAGQEYATLFDKDSLTVTVNIPEGLKSLQLRYLTTGHGGWGGGDEFNPKQNEIFVDNQRVYHFIPWRTDCATYRFSNPASGNFGDGLSSSDLSRSNWCPGTLTTPVFINLPDVKPGLHTFRVAIPQGKPAGTSQSFWNVSGILIGEK, translated from the coding sequence ATGAAAGGAATTTTAGCTGGTGTTATGCTGGCCGCGGCCCTGCCAACTGCCGCCCAGAAAAAGAAAACAGACAGTACTGTAGCCGTCATTACCTATGGATATGTCAATAACGGTAAACCTTCCGCTGGCGAAGGTCTTAAACTCGTTATCGACCATGGCAAAGCCCACCTCCTGCCCGGTGGCAAAACACAAAAAGAACAGCAATACCTCGATTACAGCGATAACAGCACCCTGCAGGTACTTTCCCTGTCCAACGGTGATGTATACACGCTGAAGAAACCATTTAAGGATCATCCGCAGCCGGAACTGCTCCCGGATACTGCCACCATACTGGGTCTGCCTTGTAAAAAAGCCAAACTCTTCGTACGTTCCAATACCATCGAAGTATGGTATACCAACGCGGTACAGCTGAAAGGCACGCCCTTCCTCAGCTATGGCCCTGATCTCGGCCTGGTGCTCCGCATCGTTCGTAATGGCAACAGCGAAACCATCGCACGCAAAATTGAATACCGCAAAGTGACGCCGCAGGAGCTGTCGTGGCCTGCTAACCTGGGCCAGCAGGTAGATGATGCCGCCTATACCCGCGCTGTGATCGACAGCAGGTATACTACGCTCCCCATCTTCCAAAACGAACAGATCTCCTGGGGAAATAATACACCTAATCCCGCCATCACGGAGCTGGACAAAACCTTCCACTTTGCCGGCGGCACCGTGATCGTAAAACGCGTTAAACTGCCAGCACCAAAGAAAGGACAGTCCCTCTTCGCTGAACTGGTACAATATTCCAATGGCGACGCCTACGACCGCACCGGTTCTGTATTTATGATCCCTGTTACCGGCGATACCACTTTCCTCGACGGTCTTACCAAAGGCGCTGCTGTGCTGCCGATATTCCAGGACAGGAACGGCAAAAAATACCAGGGAATGGTGGCCACGCCGCATTATACGCCTACCCTTGAAATCATGCGCTTTTTCACGCCTTTCGGCGTACGCCAGTTCAACGACCAGGTGAAAATCAAAGGCTACCACTGGGCCGACTCCGTGATCTATAAACAGGATGTCACCGAACTGCAGGACGCCCTGCAAGGGGAAGCGCTGATCGGTGTTTACATCGGTAACTACGATAAAGGCGGGCATAAAGTAAGTCTCAGCTTTAAATACTACCCTGCTGACGCAGATGCCGATACCACCGGCAAAGGCAAGTGGGTAATGCCAATATTCAACACCACCAACGTCATGGAAATGGCCGGACAGGAATACGCTACCCTGTTTGATAAAGATAGCCTGACCGTTACGGTGAACATCCCTGAAGGCCTGAAAAGCCTGCAGCTGCGTTACCTCACCACCGGCCACGGTGGCTGGGGCGGCGGTGATGAGTTCAATCCTAAGCAGAATGAAATTTTTGTGGATAACCAACGTGTATACCACTTTATTCCATGGCGTACGGATTGTGCTACCTACCGTTTCTCTAATCCGGCTTCGGGCAACTTCGGAGATGGCTTGTCTTCTTCTGACCTGAGTCGCAGTAACTGGTGCCCGGGCACTTTAACAACACCGGTGTTTATCAATCTACCAGATGTAAAACCTGGCCTGCATACCTTCCGCGTGGCTATTCCGCAAGGAAAACCTGCCGGTACCAGCCAGAGCTTCTGGAATGTTTCCGGAATACTGATTGGAGAGAAATAA
- a CDS encoding AAA family ATPase: MKKVVVIGPESTGKSTLSEYLARYFHTAWTPEFAREYIDQLNRPYTQEDLLHIAEGQLQLEKEQAAKANEVLICDTDLYVVKVWSEHKYGDCDARILKMIAEQDCDLYLLMATDLPWEEDPQREYPAQEMRDYFYNIYRDIVMQSGVPFVDIRGSYTDRENTAVAAVKQLLHG; this comes from the coding sequence ATGAAGAAAGTAGTTGTAATCGGGCCTGAATCTACAGGCAAAAGCACGTTAAGCGAATACCTCGCCCGTTATTTTCATACGGCCTGGACGCCTGAATTTGCGCGTGAATATATCGACCAGCTCAACAGACCCTATACCCAGGAAGACCTGCTACATATTGCCGAAGGACAACTGCAACTGGAAAAGGAACAGGCGGCAAAAGCGAATGAAGTGCTTATCTGTGATACAGACCTTTATGTGGTAAAGGTTTGGAGCGAGCATAAATATGGAGATTGTGACGCCCGTATTCTGAAGATGATTGCAGAACAGGATTGCGATTTATACCTGCTGATGGCGACTGATCTGCCTTGGGAAGAAGATCCGCAACGCGAGTACCCTGCCCAGGAGATGCGCGATTATTTTTATAATATTTACAGAGATATCGTGATGCAGTCCGGTGTTCCTTTTGTGGATATCCGCGGGAGTTATACCGACCGGGAAAACACCGCAGTAGCCGCTGTAAAGCAACTACTGCATGGTTAG
- the pnuC gene encoding nicotinamide riboside transporter PnuC: MNEIYQGLMNGFHAMTTLEIIAVFFAVLSVIFQKQNNILVYPTGLISTGIYVYLLSREHFKLYADATLNAYYFIMSVYGWIYWARRKGATHEHVKVSRSNRKELLTATLIALIGWGVFYVLLRNFSDSNVPVMDGFISATACAGMWLLAKRKLENWIFLNISNLVAIPLLVYKHLYLTAALTVFLFIIAVFGYFSWKKEVEANESAHS, translated from the coding sequence ATGAATGAGATTTACCAGGGCCTGATGAATGGTTTTCATGCGATGACCACCTTAGAGATAATAGCTGTTTTTTTCGCGGTCTTATCGGTCATCTTCCAGAAACAGAATAATATACTCGTATATCCTACAGGCCTTATCAGCACTGGTATTTACGTTTACCTGCTTTCCAGGGAGCATTTTAAATTATATGCAGATGCGACGCTCAATGCGTATTATTTCATCATGAGCGTATACGGCTGGATTTATTGGGCCCGAAGAAAAGGTGCAACACATGAACATGTGAAAGTGAGCCGCAGCAATCGTAAAGAGCTGCTTACTGCCACATTGATCGCCCTGATTGGCTGGGGTGTTTTCTATGTCTTGCTGCGTAATTTCTCCGATTCCAATGTGCCGGTAATGGACGGGTTCATTTCTGCGACAGCCTGTGCCGGAATGTGGTTACTGGCAAAACGTAAGCTGGAAAACTGGATCTTCCTGAATATTTCCAATCTGGTCGCTATCCCGCTACTGGTCTACAAACATTTATATCTTACTGCCGCATTAACGGTGTTTTTATTTATCATTGCCGTATTTGGCTATTTCAGCTGGAAAAAGGAAGTTGAAGCAAACGAAAGCGCACATTCATGA
- the mtgA gene encoding monofunctional biosynthetic peptidoglycan transglycosylase — protein sequence MKLKGIVPRLWRRLKRVLLVLIIAQFAYIILLKWVNPPITITEISSWFSLWGTDKKLHKSWASYDEISQHAKLAVIASEDQLFTDHDGFDFKSIEKAMKHNATSKKIRGASTISQQVAKNVFLWQGRSWVRKGLEAYFTFMIEKIWGKKRILEVYLNVAQTGDGIFGFESAAQAYYNKDAASLTREEAAMIAASLPNPVKYTVNPPAKFTVYRQRKIMVQMRNIAPDPDINELVTGIPAPADKKN from the coding sequence ATGAAGCTTAAAGGAATTGTTCCGAGACTGTGGAGGAGATTAAAGAGAGTACTACTGGTATTGATTATTGCACAATTTGCCTATATCATTTTGCTGAAATGGGTGAACCCGCCTATTACTATCACAGAGATTTCCAGTTGGTTCAGCCTCTGGGGTACCGATAAAAAATTACATAAGAGCTGGGCCAGTTACGACGAGATTTCCCAACATGCCAAGTTAGCGGTAATTGCCAGCGAAGACCAGCTCTTTACGGATCATGATGGTTTCGATTTTAAATCGATAGAAAAAGCCATGAAGCATAATGCTACCAGCAAAAAGATCAGGGGTGCCAGTACCATCAGCCAGCAGGTAGCAAAAAATGTGTTTTTGTGGCAGGGCAGAAGCTGGGTCAGAAAAGGACTGGAAGCATATTTCACCTTTATGATCGAAAAAATCTGGGGTAAAAAGAGGATCCTGGAAGTATACCTCAATGTAGCGCAAACCGGCGATGGAATTTTCGGTTTTGAGTCTGCCGCACAGGCCTATTACAATAAAGATGCGGCCAGCCTTACCCGGGAGGAAGCAGCCATGATAGCCGCGAGTCTGCCAAACCCGGTAAAATACACGGTTAATCCACCTGCAAAATTTACGGTTTACCGTCAGCGCAAGATCATGGTACAGATGCGTAATATCGCGCCTGATCCGGATATTAACGAGCTGGTGACCGGTATTCCTGCGCCCGCAGATAAAAAGAACTAA